The genomic interval GCCGGCACCGGCCCGGGTTCGTCGGGTTGCCGCCCCGGCCGGCCCGACTCGATCCGGTTGGTGCGTTCCGCCCTGGTCAGCCGCCACAGCGCGCCGGTCAGCCCGAGCAGCACGTGCACGGTGATGAAGAACGTCGTGAAGTACATCGAGTCGAAGGTGAACCCGGAGACGGCGGCCACCCCGATCGCCACCGCCAGCACCGCCGCCAGGTCGCGGTCCCGTTCGGTACGGGCGAACCGGCGTACCCGGCCGGCGACCACCACTCCGGATCCGAAGAAGACGGTGAGCCCGGCCACCCCGATGATGCCGCCCTGGACCAGGGTGGTGAGCCACTGGTTGTCCAGCAGTTGGTACAGCTCCGGCAGGAAGGTGCCGACCCCGCGACCCAGCCAGGGACGCTCCCGGATGAACGGGGCCACGTAGTCGTAGTCCTCCACCCGGGCCTGCACGCTGGGATCGTTCTCCCCGGCCAGCAGCAGCGACTTGATCGCGGCCAGCAGGCCGGGCCGGGCGACCTGGATCAGCGCGGTCAGGAAACAGCCGACCACCAGCACGTTGAAGGTGGTCCGCAGCGGCCAGACCAGGACGAAGAGCAGGATCGCGGCGCCGAGGGCGAGCACTCCGGTGCGGGAGAGCGAGATCGGGATGACGGCCGCCTGGAACATCGCCAGCGCGCCGTAGATCTGCCGGTCGCGTCGGGTCGACGAGAACCGGGCGAAGTGGATCGCCACCACCAGGCCGATCACCATCAGTACGCTGAACTCGATGTAGTGCCCGGCGGTGCCGGCGACCCGGACCAGCCCGTCGCCGCCCCGGTCGCGGAACCCGACCACCTCCTTGTGGAAGGTCAGCAGCGGCGGCAGCTTCAGATAGGTGGTCAGGTCGATCCGGGTCACGAACTGGACCAGCGCGACGAAGGCCATGAAGCTGGCGCCCCAGCAGAACCAGCGCAGCACCTTGTCGATGCGTTCCCGGGTCAGCACCCCGTCGGCGGCGGCGAGCAGGATCCCGGCTCCGGCGAGCGCCATCAGCAGGGTCCGCTCGGCGCCGTTCGCCTCCAGTACCGGCATCCCGCGCCCCTGCCCGGCGACGTAGGAGAGGAAGAGGCTGACCAGGTAGATCGCCATCGCCCAGCGCATCGGCTGCTGTCCCCGGGTGACCAGGGTGGGGTGCAGCCGGCTCAGCGCCCACCAGACCAGCAGGCCGAACCCGACCATCAGCCCCGGCTTGCCCAGGTCGCTCAGCGGGGGGAAGACCAGCCGGAAGGGGAGCAGGTAGGCAAGCATGATCGACGCGATCACCGCCGCGGTGGCATCCGGGAAGTGGCGTACGGCGGGGGTGATGCCGTCGTACACCGTGTCGGACCGCCGCGCGGATAGGTAGGTCGGCACGTCGCTCGTCTCGTCCGTGCGCCGTCAGCCGGCGCTCGTGGGCTTCCCGGGGATCATCGGCCCGGATCGTCCACGACGTGCCGGGCGGTGGTG from Plantactinospora sp. BC1 carries:
- a CDS encoding O-antigen ligase; protein product: MPTYLSARRSDTVYDGITPAVRHFPDATAAVIASIMLAYLLPFRLVFPPLSDLGKPGLMVGFGLLVWWALSRLHPTLVTRGQQPMRWAMAIYLVSLFLSYVAGQGRGMPVLEANGAERTLLMALAGAGILLAAADGVLTRERIDKVLRWFCWGASFMAFVALVQFVTRIDLTTYLKLPPLLTFHKEVVGFRDRGGDGLVRVAGTAGHYIEFSVLMVIGLVVAIHFARFSSTRRDRQIYGALAMFQAAVIPISLSRTGVLALGAAILLFVLVWPLRTTFNVLVVGCFLTALIQVARPGLLAAIKSLLLAGENDPSVQARVEDYDYVAPFIRERPWLGRGVGTFLPELYQLLDNQWLTTLVQGGIIGVAGLTVFFGSGVVVAGRVRRFARTERDRDLAAVLAVAIGVAAVSGFTFDSMYFTTFFITVHVLLGLTGALWRLTRAERTNRIESGRPGRQPDEPGPVPAAAQA